In Populus nigra chromosome 1, ddPopNigr1.1, whole genome shotgun sequence, one genomic interval encodes:
- the LOC133703187 gene encoding UPF0481 protein At3g47200-like gives MEIVGTTTEQMKRNDHVSLDINKLTASVQEELETLHAFSNKCSIYRVPKRLRDSKEYAYTPQLVSIGPIHHGKEELKEMEEHKKIYLQEFLKLSEVGVKECIAAIAERETRLRNCYADNFENISTVDFVKMMLLDSSFIIMVFLKQFSPIFQRNNDRIFGKPWMIGEIGFDMCLLENQIPFFILDDLLKLSKRQVGCSMIELTRDFLSITVGDSWVPKDILEQINSSEVEHFVDFLRKCQRPARREQSQLLESRTAPSAMELHQSGVKFNLGSKEKIFDMNFDFHKGILEIPLLFLEDHTEKLFRNLHAFEQCHCRGGYVSDYIATINFLVRGTNDVEILAKEGIIDNWLSDNDAVMSVLHDLDKGNLVSSQQFYFADVVEGLKKYCRNRTHKWIAALKQNYFHNPWVSISVVAAGALLILTVIQTVCSVIQVK, from the coding sequence ATGGAGATTGTTGGAACAACAACTGAGCAGATGAAAAGGAATGATCATGTTTCGCTTGACATTAACAAACTAACAGCGTCTGTGCAAGAGGAGTTGGAAACCTTGCATGCCTTCTCTAATAAGTGTTCCATCTACAGAGTTCCTAAAAGACTGCGCGACTCGAAGGAATATGCCTACACGCCTCAACTAGTCTCCATTGGGCCCATTCACCATGGAAAAGAAGAGCTGAAAGAAATGGaagagcataaaaaaatatacctgCAAGAGTTTCTTAAACTGAGTGAGGTAGGTGTCAAGGAATGTATTGCAGCTATTGCAGAGAGGGAGACAAGATTGCGCAACTGTTACgcagataattttgaaaatattagtaCAGTGGACTttgtgaaaatgatgttgcTAGATAGCTCCTTCATCATTATGGTCTTCCTGAAACAGTTTTCCCCTATCTTCCAAAGAAACAACGACCGTATATTCGGTAAACCGTGGATGATAGGAGAAATCGGTTTTGACATGTGCTTGCTTGAAAATCAGATTCCATTCTTCATTCTTGACGACTTGCTTAAGCTTTCCAAAAGACAGGTAGGATGTTCCATGATTGAGCTTACTCGTGATTTCTTATCAATCACAGTTGGGGATTCATGGGTGCCAAAGGACATTTTGGAGCAAATCAATTCCTCTGAAGTAGAGCATTTTGTTGACTTTCTAAGAAAGTGTCAGCGGCCAGCAAGGCGGGAACAGTCACAGCTTCTTGAAAGTCGAACCGCACCAAGTGCAATGGAGCTCCATCAATCTGGAGTCAAGTTTAACTTGGGGTCcaaggaaaaaatatttgacatgaACTTTGATTTTCATAAAGGGATACTGGAAATACCACTACTATTTTTAGAGGATCATACAGAGAAGTTATTTAGAAACCTCCACGCCTTTGAGCAATGCCATTGCAGAGGTGGATACGTAAGTGACTATATCGCTACCATCAATTTCCTTGTTCGTGGTACTAATGATGTAGAAATACTTGCTAAGGAAGGAATTATAGATAATTGGCTCAGTGATAATGATGCAGTTATGAGTGTTCTCCATGATCTTGATAAAGGAAATCTTGTTAGCagtcaacaattttattttgctgATGTCGTTGAAGGTCTGAAAAAGTACTGCAGAAATCGGACGCACAAATGGATTGCAGCcctgaaacaaaattatttccaTAATCCATGGGTTTCCATCTCTGTAGTTGCAGCTGGGGCTCTTCTAATACTCACGGTCATACAAACAGTGTGTTCTGTCATTCAAGTGAAATAG
- the LOC133682677 gene encoding UPF0481 protein At3g47200-like translates to MMLMDSVFIIVIFLINGYEDVNRLFNKPWMLGDIAFDMFLIENHLPFFILEDLFKASEIASRFDEECSVIKLAYKFFKDDWNSLLSTEGILEEMKASEVAHFVDLQAGVKFKLSPSKSLLDMKFDRGILEIPLLRVQDSTEIYFRNLRAFDKCDILDQDHIGDYISMINFLVISPKDVEILVENRIIENWIHDNEAVSTVLHDISKPNDLSQNNSIFAGLV, encoded by the exons ATGATGTTAATGGATAGTGTCTTCATCATTGTGATCTTCCTGATAAATGGTTACGAAGACGTCAACCGTTTATTCAATAAACCATGGATGCTAGGCGATATAGCATTTGACATGTTCTTGATTGAAAATCATCTTCCATTCTTCATTCTTGAGGATTTGTTTAAAGCATCCGAAATAGCCAGCCGTTTCGACGAGGAATGTTCAGTGATTAAGCTTGCCTACAAGTTCTTCAAAGATGATTGGAATTCTTTGTTGAGTACTGAAGGCATTTTGGAGGAAATGAAAGCCTCCGAAGTAGCACATTTTGTTGACCTT CAAGCTGGGGTCAAGTTCAAGTTAAGTCCAAGCAAAAGCTTACTTGACATGAAATTCGATAGAGGGATTCTGGAAATCCCACTATTAAGAGTACAGGATAGTACAGAGATCTACTTCAGGAATCTCCGGGCATTTGATAAATGTGATATTCTGGATCAAGATCATATAGGTGACTATATTTCGATGATTAATTTCCTCGTCATTTCTCCTAAGGATGTGGAAATCCTTGTAGAAAATAGAATCATAGAAAACTGGATACATGACAATGAAGCTGTGTCAACTGTTCTTCACGATATTTCCAAGCCAAATGATCTCTCTCAGAACAATTCCATCTTTGCTGGCCTCGTTTAA